The following proteins are co-located in the Clostridiales bacterium genome:
- a CDS encoding APC family permease, with amino-acid sequence MKNMTTLKRTLTTKDLVIYGLVFMIPLAPAALYGVFLEPSGGMVALCYLIGMAAMFFTGMSYKAMAKKYPLAGSVYLYVQKSVSPAFGFLTGWAILLDYFLMPATVVIIGSSFASSLLPAVPVWAWTLFFIAFCTIVNILGVDLMSKCSWILFALQIVVIIAFIACTIRLWINGTIHFNTISFYNPESFNLSGILQATGIVILSYLGFDAISTLAEETVKPEKNVGKAIIYAILLIGLIFIVITFFCGIAYPNYQELNVDSAFIDIVDFVGGSWLTVLTTFTLVLSFGIATCQASQAAVSRVLFAMGRDGVLPKSLGNISEKYQTPAVAIIFVGIVITPIALFCSLGLISTMVSFGALFGFLLLNVSVIWSFYMKDEEGRRKDPLKTVFLYLICPLIGFVVSLAIFINLGINAHVVGFGWLVLGFVYLVCVTRGMRNPVPQLDLS; translated from the coding sequence ATGAAAAATATGACTACGTTAAAACGGACGTTAACAACAAAAGATCTGGTCATCTATGGACTGGTATTTATGATTCCGCTGGCTCCTGCCGCTTTATACGGCGTCTTTCTGGAGCCTTCCGGAGGGATGGTGGCGCTGTGTTACCTGATTGGAATGGCAGCCATGTTTTTTACGGGGATGAGCTATAAGGCAATGGCCAAAAAGTATCCCCTTGCAGGCTCTGTATACCTTTATGTTCAAAAAAGTGTATCCCCGGCTTTTGGATTTTTAACTGGCTGGGCGATCCTTTTGGACTATTTCCTGATGCCGGCAACGGTTGTCATCATCGGCAGCTCCTTTGCCAGCAGTCTGCTTCCCGCAGTGCCGGTATGGGCATGGACTCTGTTCTTCATCGCTTTCTGCACCATCGTCAATATTCTCGGTGTGGATCTCATGTCAAAATGCAGCTGGATCCTTTTTGCCCTGCAAATTGTTGTCATCATAGCATTTATTGCCTGCACCATCCGTCTATGGATCAATGGAACCATTCATTTCAATACCATCTCTTTTTACAATCCCGAAAGCTTCAATCTATCTGGCATTTTGCAGGCTACGGGAATCGTAATCCTGAGTTATCTTGGCTTTGATGCTATCAGTACGCTTGCTGAGGAAACCGTGAAACCTGAGAAAAATGTGGGGAAAGCAATCATCTATGCGATCCTGCTCATCGGCCTGATCTTCATTGTTATTACCTTCTTCTGCGGAATTGCCTATCCCAATTATCAGGAACTGAACGTAGACTCTGCATTTATTGATATCGTTGACTTTGTAGGAGGCTCCTGGCTAACCGTACTGACCACATTTACATTGGTTCTCTCCTTTGGAATTGCAACCTGTCAGGCTTCACAAGCAGCGGTTTCCAGAGTGCTCTTTGCAATGGGCAGAGACGGCGTGCTCCCAAAATCTCTGGGGAATATCAGTGAAAAATATCAGACTCCTGCGGTTGCCATCATATTTGTAGGAATTGTGATCACCCCAATTGCACTATTTTGCTCGCTGGGCCTCATTTCCACCATGGTCAGCTTCGGTGCATTGTTTGGATTTCTGCTTCTCAATGTATCTGTTATCTGGAGCTTCTACATGAAGGATGAGGAAGGCCGCAGAAAGGATCCGTTAAAGACCGTATTCCTTTATCTCATTTGCCCGCTGATTGGATTTGTGGTTTCTCTCGCTATTTTTATCAATCTGGGAATCAATGCACATGTAGTGGGATTTGGCTGGCTTGTTTTGGGCTTTGTCTATCTGGTGTGCGTAACAAGAGGGATGAGAAACCCAGTTCCTCAGCTGGATTTGAGCTAA
- a CDS encoding (2Fe-2S)-binding protein, whose translation MKKNDRSRELGSFQPLPDDDRLICRCEEISKGEIRRAVHDGMFTLTEIRRYLRTGMGLCQGQTCAKLVRDIVAKELGISAGELERAAARAPMRPIEMRAFANEGKGGE comes from the coding sequence ATGAAGAAAAATGATCGTTCCAGAGAGCTTGGCAGCTTTCAGCCATTGCCGGATGACGACCGCCTGATTTGCCGGTGCGAGGAGATTTCAAAAGGAGAGATTCGAAGAGCCGTCCATGACGGAATGTTCACCCTGACTGAAATACGGCGTTATCTGAGAACCGGAATGGGGTTATGCCAGGGGCAGACCTGTGCAAAGCTTGTCCGAGATATCGTAGCAAAAGAACTGGGAATCAGCGCGGGAGAACTTGAACGTGCCGCCGCAAGAGCACCGATGCGTCCAATCGAGATGAGAGCCTTTGCAAATGAAGGGAAAGGAGGTGAGTGA
- a CDS encoding AraC family transcriptional regulator: MRKKEMTELNANRMFNLSGIIPKQPEFVLSTSKYTKKLCMQYGISHFYQFTSEATKMGVIPDACIDILFCKKDGRLEARIAGSRLSKGEVDNDLNCEYFGIRFMPGINPAKETVALHEIVNSEMNFEDLIPSCNEKSLLLEQLYLADTFEERIRSFMNYYLQHYNDPLEDTHSLKYFVQTEIIKANGDMKISELSTLSGYSERYLNKKIHEDFGLNPNHLIRFIRFQKAVGNLTSTLDHLSGVDTALESGYYDQSHFIKDFRKFSGETPMRYIHNLQCHSYDKKLYIID; this comes from the coding sequence ATGCGAAAAAAGGAGATGACAGAGTTGAACGCAAATAGGATGTTCAATTTATCCGGGATCATTCCAAAGCAGCCGGAGTTTGTGCTTTCTACATCAAAATATACAAAAAAATTGTGTATGCAGTACGGCATTTCGCATTTTTATCAGTTTACTTCCGAAGCGACGAAAATGGGAGTGATTCCCGATGCATGCATCGACATCCTGTTCTGCAAAAAGGACGGCAGGCTGGAAGCAAGAATTGCAGGCTCACGCCTTTCGAAAGGTGAGGTTGACAATGATCTGAACTGTGAATATTTCGGCATTCGTTTTATGCCAGGAATCAATCCGGCGAAGGAAACCGTGGCGCTGCATGAAATCGTCAACAGTGAGATGAATTTTGAAGATCTGATTCCTTCCTGCAATGAGAAGAGTCTACTTTTGGAGCAGCTCTATCTTGCGGACACCTTTGAAGAACGAATCAGGTCATTTATGAATTATTACCTCCAGCATTACAACGATCCGCTGGAGGATACTCATAGTCTGAAATATTTCGTTCAGACAGAGATCATAAAGGCAAACGGTGATATGAAGATCTCGGAGCTAAGCACTCTATCCGGGTATTCAGAGCGATACCTGAATAAAAAAATACACGAAGACTTTGGACTGAATCCAAATCATCTAATCCGCTTTATCCGCTTCCAGAAAGCGGTAGGCAACTTAACGAGCACGCTGGATCATTTAAGCGGTGTCGATACGGCCCTCGAATCCGGTTACTATGACCAGTCACACTTTATTAAGGATTTCAGGAAATTTTCCGGAGAGACACCCATGCGCTATATTCATAATCTCCAGTGCCATTCCTATGACAAAAAACTGTACATCATCGACTGA
- a CDS encoding arsenate reductase ArsC, translated as MNNEKPKVAFICVHNSCRSQIAEALGKYFAGDVFESFSAGTETKPQINQDAVRLMKGRYGIDMEKTQYSKLLTDIPEVDIVVKMGCNVVCPYLPADYTEDWGLDDPTGKSDDEFKGIIDAIELKVKELKQRIQENKK; from the coding sequence ATGAACAACGAAAAACCAAAGGTGGCATTTATCTGCGTCCACAATTCCTGCAGGAGCCAAATTGCTGAGGCGCTTGGGAAATATTTTGCGGGTGATGTGTTTGAAAGCTTCTCTGCGGGAACGGAAACAAAGCCCCAGATCAATCAGGACGCGGTAAGACTCATGAAGGGCCGATACGGAATCGATATGGAAAAGACGCAGTATTCAAAGTTGCTGACTGATATTCCGGAGGTGGATATCGTGGTCAAAATGGGCTGCAATGTCGTTTGCCCCTACCTTCCCGCTGACTACACAGAGGACTGGGGACTGGATGACCCAACTGGAAAAAGTGATGACGAATTTAAAGGGATAATCGATGCTATTGAGCTGAAAGTTAAAGAATTAAAGCAAAGGATTCAAGAAAACAAGAAATAG
- a CDS encoding ornithine cyclodeaminase (catalyzes the formation of L-proline from L-ornithine), with the protein MKQPNIDFIYLNEEDMMKAGVGDMAGCVDAIEEMFMLLKAGDYRMGGPNGNSHGVMMTFPLESPFPNMPTDGPDRRFMAMPAYLGGKFDMAGMKWYGSNVDNKQKGLPRSILMLTLNDKETGAPLAYMSANILSAFRTGAVPGVGVKYLAKEDAKVVGIIGPGVMSKTAFDATMAVRSQIETVKIKGRSRASIDSFITYIREKYPKVEDIQIAETDEEAVRDADVVHIAASVPTGDAALYPYIKEEWIKPGAILCCPAAARFDDDFILNRARNVADNVQLYEAWEEEMGFPAYNSIPIPAVRCMDLMAEGRMQKNQLDDLGDILTGKVPAHRNKDEIIIYSVGGMPIEDIAWGTIVYRNALEKGIGTKLNLWSVPYLA; encoded by the coding sequence ATGAAGCAACCGAATATTGATTTTATTTACCTGAATGAAGAGGATATGATGAAGGCTGGTGTCGGAGATATGGCAGGCTGTGTCGATGCAATAGAGGAGATGTTTATGCTCCTGAAAGCCGGAGATTATCGCATGGGAGGGCCCAATGGAAATTCCCACGGCGTCATGATGACGTTTCCGCTGGAATCACCGTTTCCCAATATGCCCACTGACGGGCCAGACAGACGATTTATGGCAATGCCAGCCTACCTTGGCGGGAAATTTGATATGGCCGGCATGAAGTGGTACGGATCCAACGTGGATAATAAACAGAAAGGTCTACCCAGATCCATTTTAATGCTCACCTTAAACGACAAGGAAACGGGAGCACCACTGGCTTACATGTCAGCAAATATCCTCAGTGCTTTCCGAACCGGAGCAGTGCCTGGAGTGGGCGTAAAGTATCTTGCAAAAGAGGATGCCAAAGTTGTGGGAATCATCGGACCCGGCGTCATGAGCAAAACTGCCTTTGATGCAACCATGGCAGTAAGAAGCCAGATAGAAACAGTGAAAATAAAAGGAAGAAGCAGGGCATCCATCGACAGCTTCATTACATATATCCGGGAAAAGTACCCTAAGGTTGAAGACATTCAAATTGCGGAAACCGATGAAGAAGCGGTCAGGGATGCGGACGTTGTTCACATTGCAGCTTCTGTTCCTACAGGAGATGCCGCCCTGTATCCCTACATCAAGGAGGAATGGATCAAACCTGGTGCGATTCTCTGCTGTCCTGCAGCTGCTCGGTTTGATGACGATTTTATTTTGAACAGGGCGAGAAACGTTGCGGATAATGTGCAGCTTTATGAAGCGTGGGAAGAGGAAATGGGGTTTCCTGCTTATAACTCCATTCCCATACCGGCAGTACGCTGCATGGATCTGATGGCAGAGGGCAGGATGCAGAAGAATCAGCTCGATGATCTGGGGGATATTCTGACCGGAAAAGTTCCGGCTCACAGAAATAAGGATGAAATCATCATTTATTCTGTGGGAGGAATGCCCATTGAAGACATTGCCTGGGGCACCATCGTATACCGCAACGCACTAGAAAAGGGAATCGGCACAAAGCTGAATTTATGGAGCGTTCCCTATCTGGCATAA
- a CDS encoding FAD-binding oxidoreductase, whose protein sequence is MRNSSDVIIIGSGVVGNSAAYYLAKRNYSVTVLEKSNHIANGGSVRNGGGVRQSGRDKREMPFIMHAVKNMWPTLSEELEMDVEYYQEGNLRLGKTDTHERILSDLTDTASACGLDVKMITGEEARTICPFLSEEVTSASWCPTDGHANPMLTTLAYYRKARQLGARFITGDGVAEIRKVRGRACRVITESGEVYEADRIILAAGYESRNLAATVGIDVPMTRWLMEVLVTEAQPPMFYQMLGTAMADFYGHQSTHGSFVFGGTSGFEETNKDNGAPSASSITAPCICRGIIKYFPALENAKIVRTWGGWIDQCADHVPVISYVDEVPGLILACGFSGHGFGISPAVGLTLSEMAVDEKTTIDISQLRYDRFTAKI, encoded by the coding sequence TTGAGAAACAGCTCGGATGTGATCATCATCGGCAGCGGAGTCGTCGGAAATTCTGCGGCGTACTATTTGGCGAAGAGGAATTATTCTGTTACCGTTCTTGAGAAAAGCAATCATATTGCTAACGGCGGCTCGGTCAGAAACGGCGGCGGTGTGCGGCAGTCAGGAAGAGATAAACGGGAGATGCCCTTTATCATGCATGCTGTGAAAAATATGTGGCCGACCCTTTCTGAAGAGCTGGAAATGGATGTGGAGTACTACCAGGAAGGCAATTTGAGGCTGGGAAAAACGGATACTCATGAGCGGATTCTCTCAGATTTGACAGACACCGCAAGTGCCTGTGGGTTGGATGTGAAGATGATTACCGGTGAAGAGGCAAGAACCATCTGCCCGTTTCTTTCAGAAGAGGTGACCTCAGCCAGCTGGTGTCCTACTGATGGACACGCAAACCCAATGCTCACCACCCTGGCCTATTACAGGAAGGCAAGACAGCTGGGCGCCAGATTTATAACGGGTGACGGTGTGGCGGAAATACGAAAGGTCAGAGGAAGAGCCTGCCGGGTCATCACCGAAAGCGGGGAGGTCTACGAGGCAGATCGAATCATCCTTGCAGCAGGCTATGAAAGCAGAAATTTGGCCGCTACTGTGGGAATTGATGTTCCTATGACACGCTGGCTCATGGAGGTTCTTGTAACAGAGGCGCAGCCTCCCATGTTTTATCAGATGCTGGGTACCGCCATGGCAGACTTCTATGGGCACCAAAGTACCCATGGCTCCTTCGTATTCGGGGGCACCTCAGGATTTGAAGAGACCAATAAAGACAATGGCGCACCTTCAGCCTCCAGTATTACAGCACCCTGCATCTGCCGAGGAATTATCAAATATTTTCCCGCCCTGGAAAACGCTAAGATTGTTAGAACCTGGGGCGGCTGGATTGATCAGTGTGCGGATCATGTGCCGGTAATCAGCTATGTGGATGAGGTTCCGGGACTCATTCTTGCCTGCGGGTTTTCGGGACACGGCTTTGGCATTTCTCCGGCGGTAGGTCTCACCCTTTCCGAGATGGCTGTTGATGAGAAAACGACCATTGACATCTCCCAGCTGCGCTACGACCGGTTCACAGCTAAAATCTAA
- a CDS encoding helix-turn-helix transcriptional regulator, translating into MPEETMRNIVERIKSRRIELEYSFQDLADLTGMSKSTLQRYETGGIKNIPLDKLKTMARALKVSPEWIMGWELAEEKKPEGVSAHQFGYSSVLDEETARKALEIYDDVSARVLLDAKRDLKKEDLDYIIGLIKRLRTS; encoded by the coding sequence ATGCCCGAAGAGACCATGCGCAATATAGTTGAGCGGATAAAATCAAGGCGTATCGAATTAGAATACAGCTTCCAAGATTTAGCCGATTTGACGGGTATGAGTAAGTCCACCCTTCAACGATATGAAACTGGAGGGATTAAGAATATCCCCTTAGACAAACTAAAGACGATGGCAAGAGCGCTGAAAGTTTCTCCCGAATGGATTATGGGCTGGGAGCTAGCTGAAGAAAAGAAGCCTGAAGGTGTATCAGCGCACCAATTCGGATACAGCAGCGTTTTGGATGAGGAAACTGCCAGAAAAGCTCTGGAAATATATGACGATGTGAGCGCCCGTGTCCTTCTTGACGCAAAAAGAGACCTCAAAAAAGAAGATCTTGATTATATTATCGGACTGATTAAAAGGCTGAGAACCAGTTAA
- a CDS encoding (2Fe-2S)-binding protein has protein sequence MRISEHPILGIPEQKKEVEFTYDGSVIKGLEGEPVAAALKAAGVTIHRYTAKHHSPRGIFCAIGRCTDCVMVVDGMPNVRTCVTPLTAGMDVRTQYGVSVKRREGDGYGAI, from the coding sequence ATGAGAATCAGTGAACATCCAATTTTGGGAATCCCTGAACAAAAGAAGGAAGTGGAATTTACTTATGACGGAAGCGTCATAAAAGGACTTGAAGGCGAACCCGTTGCTGCGGCATTGAAAGCAGCAGGCGTAACCATACACCGTTATACCGCCAAGCATCATTCACCACGTGGCATCTTTTGCGCCATTGGAAGATGCACTGACTGCGTCATGGTGGTGGATGGCATGCCCAATGTTCGCACCTGCGTCACCCCGCTGACTGCTGGCATGGATGTCAGGACACAGTACGGCGTAAGCGTGAAGAGAAGGGAAGGTGACGGGTATGGTGCGATATGA
- a CDS encoding helix-turn-helix transcriptional regulator, with protein MCNEGGRIMKREILKQKLSEQHLTQGQLASKIGICENSMSRKMRGKREFRVSEVIAICNVLQIANPSEIFFDDDVLNSQRNISFRKGNR; from the coding sequence ATGTGCAACGAAGGGGGCAGGATCATGAAACGAGAGATTTTAAAACAAAAACTGTCTGAACAACATTTAACGCAAGGCCAGCTAGCTTCGAAAATAGGGATTTGCGAAAATTCAATGAGCAGAAAAATGAGGGGCAAAAGAGAGTTTCGGGTATCTGAGGTTATTGCAATCTGCAATGTATTACAAATTGCAAACCCATCAGAGATCTTTTTTGATGATGATGTCCTAAATTCGCAACGAAACATATCGTTTAGAAAAGGAAACCGATGA
- a CDS encoding FAD-dependent oxidoreductase has protein sequence MVRYDLIVIGAGPAGLSAAIEAARSGLQVIVFDENAKPGGQLFKQIHKFFGSKEHKAKIRGFQIGSELLEEAAQAGVEVVLNASVIGLYLDKEITVRIEDRLLHYKGDTVIVATGASETMVTFDGWTLPGVIGAGAAQTMMNLHSVQPGKRILMLGSGNVGLVVSFQLLQAGCEVAAIVDAAPRIGGYGVHAAKVARCGVPFFLSHTILRAEGDDRVTGVTIGEVDGSWNLIAGTEKHFDVDAICLAVGLSPMSQLLQMAGCEMEDHPKFGGLVPICDTYGETSIPGLFAAGDVSGIEEASSAMIEGRIAGAAAALCLGYFSESEFALRAAELARALSSLRQGMFAPENKGKKSIVTEEGCPVSEHLLGTGFLTEDEIFAYPGVKRIKGIHPVIECSQNIPCNPCQDACARKCIKVGERITSLPVVDEEASCSGCGMCVAACSGQCIFLVDEEFEEDYAAVVIPYEFLPLPRAGEKGVALDRSGKELCDAEVVEVKSLTAFDKTSLLTIKVSKEMSMRARFYKKGVRVG, from the coding sequence ATGGTGCGATATGATCTCATTGTGATCGGAGCCGGTCCGGCGGGCTTATCGGCAGCCATTGAAGCTGCGAGAAGCGGATTGCAGGTAATCGTCTTTGATGAAAATGCAAAACCCGGCGGTCAGCTCTTCAAACAAATCCATAAATTTTTCGGATCAAAAGAACACAAAGCAAAAATCAGGGGCTTTCAAATCGGCAGCGAGCTTCTGGAGGAGGCAGCTCAGGCAGGCGTAGAGGTGGTACTCAACGCTTCAGTCATCGGCCTTTACCTGGATAAAGAAATCACGGTGAGAATTGAGGACCGTTTGCTTCATTACAAAGGTGATACTGTAATTGTAGCTACCGGAGCTTCGGAAACCATGGTGACCTTTGACGGGTGGACCCTTCCGGGTGTCATCGGCGCAGGCGCTGCCCAGACCATGATGAATCTTCATTCTGTACAGCCGGGAAAAAGAATCCTGATGCTGGGAAGCGGAAACGTAGGTCTTGTGGTAAGCTTTCAGCTGCTTCAAGCAGGCTGCGAGGTTGCCGCCATCGTGGATGCTGCCCCGCGAATTGGAGGCTATGGCGTCCATGCGGCAAAAGTGGCACGCTGCGGCGTTCCTTTCTTTCTCTCTCATACCATTCTTCGAGCGGAAGGGGACGACAGGGTGACGGGCGTCACCATCGGAGAAGTGGATGGAAGCTGGAATCTGATTGCGGGGACAGAAAAGCATTTTGATGTGGATGCCATCTGTCTGGCGGTAGGGCTTTCACCCATGTCTCAGCTCCTTCAGATGGCGGGATGCGAGATGGAGGACCATCCGAAATTTGGAGGGCTTGTTCCGATCTGTGATACATACGGGGAAACCTCGATTCCGGGGCTGTTTGCAGCCGGAGATGTCTCGGGAATTGAGGAAGCCAGCTCCGCTATGATCGAGGGCAGAATTGCAGGAGCCGCCGCGGCGCTCTGCCTGGGATACTTCTCTGAAAGCGAGTTTGCCTTACGGGCAGCGGAGCTCGCACGGGCTCTGTCCAGTCTCCGTCAGGGAATGTTTGCACCGGAAAACAAAGGAAAGAAATCAATTGTGACAGAGGAAGGCTGCCCGGTTTCCGAACATCTGCTGGGAACAGGGTTCCTGACAGAGGATGAAATTTTCGCCTATCCCGGAGTCAAGAGGATCAAAGGAATTCATCCGGTCATTGAATGTTCTCAGAATATTCCCTGCAACCCATGTCAGGATGCCTGCGCAAGAAAGTGTATTAAAGTAGGGGAACGAATTACTTCTCTGCCTGTGGTTGATGAAGAGGCTTCCTGCTCCGGCTGCGGCATGTGCGTAGCTGCCTGCTCTGGTCAATGCATCTTTCTTGTAGATGAAGAATTTGAGGAGGACTATGCTGCTGTGGTGATCCCTTATGAATTTCTCCCTCTGCCCAGGGCAGGCGAGAAAGGAGTCGCACTGGACCGCAGCGGAAAGGAACTCTGTGACGCTGAAGTAGTTGAGGTGAAGAGCCTTACGGCTTTTGACAAAACCAGCCTGCTCACAATAAAGGTATCAAAAGAAATGAGCATGCGAGCAAGATTTTACAAAAAAGGGGTGAGGGTTGGATGA
- a CDS encoding SOS response-associated peptidase: protein MCGRYTFFTDKELQEVDEIIDQISNEILLEKMKAGEIFPTNAAPVLLPQGELVIPRIMIWGFPNFRNKGVIINARSETAREKKLFGPSLVNRRCVIPSTGFYEWDRHKRKFLFSMSDSKMLYMAGIYSKFEEENRFVILTTGANRSMEQVHDRMPVILPKNRIKDWLLDANQLDDILFGNQPELVKSEADGNQLELVSIMDGA, encoded by the coding sequence ATGTGCGGAAGATATACTTTTTTTACGGATAAAGAATTGCAGGAGGTAGATGAAATCATCGATCAGATCAGCAATGAAATCCTGCTGGAAAAAATGAAGGCGGGAGAAATCTTTCCCACCAATGCAGCTCCGGTACTGCTGCCCCAAGGGGAGCTGGTCATACCAAGGATTATGATCTGGGGTTTTCCCAACTTTCGGAACAAGGGCGTTATTATCAATGCCCGTTCAGAGACTGCAAGGGAAAAAAAGCTGTTTGGACCATCGTTGGTGAACAGAAGATGTGTGATTCCCTCAACAGGATTTTACGAATGGGATCGGCACAAAAGGAAGTTTCTTTTTAGCATGTCGGATTCAAAGATGCTTTACATGGCAGGCATCTACAGCAAGTTTGAAGAAGAAAACCGATTTGTAATTCTCACCACAGGAGCGAACCGTTCGATGGAACAGGTACATGACAGGATGCCAGTGATTCTTCCGAAAAATAGGATCAAGGATTGGCTCCTGGATGCAAACCAGTTGGATGATATTCTATTTGGGAACCAGCCGGAATTGGTTAAGAGCGAGGCGGATGGGAACCAGCTGGAATTGGTCAGTATTATGGATGGAGCATAG
- a CDS encoding glycosyltransferase yields MKYKVAIYSDKLYADDLLWGFTAAGCEAQIITPASTQDFNRLIGEINPDLLILSSYMGYFKDTMLTHIGFRKLQRYKCVAWDTEGVGQFDLQMKGFELSKPDMIFSICPEMLEILRSKSIPCERLDFAYNPTIHYPKSLSVNNNKTISLVGNAWLWYSQHYPEHFRYRKAIPILLKPLIENSYKIDFYGSTEYQQVIKNFLNLDVPLEWFKGTISYQKTCDIYNNSFVNIITQNHEQTITRRTFEILGSGGFGLSCYNTASKDMFGNSGGLAITKSPNETLDLIEHYRRNVDDYIKVRKNAPVSVQNHTYKERAETIIRKIFRTDK; encoded by the coding sequence ATGAAATATAAGGTGGCAATTTACAGTGATAAACTTTATGCAGATGATCTTTTATGGGGATTTACAGCTGCAGGCTGCGAAGCGCAAATCATCACGCCGGCATCAACACAAGATTTCAATAGATTAATAGGAGAAATAAATCCTGATTTGCTGATTCTTTCCTCCTATATGGGCTATTTCAAGGATACGATGCTTACTCATATCGGCTTTAGAAAATTACAAAGGTATAAGTGTGTTGCTTGGGATACAGAAGGAGTAGGCCAATTTGATCTGCAAATGAAAGGTTTTGAATTATCAAAACCCGATATGATATTCTCGATCTGTCCAGAGATGCTTGAAATACTCAGAAGCAAAAGCATTCCCTGTGAGAGACTTGATTTTGCATATAATCCCACAATTCATTATCCCAAATCATTGTCCGTAAATAATAATAAAACCATTAGCTTAGTTGGCAATGCATGGTTATGGTATTCGCAGCATTATCCTGAGCATTTCAGGTATCGCAAGGCAATTCCCATCCTATTAAAACCTTTAATTGAAAATAGTTACAAAATAGATTTTTATGGCAGCACAGAATATCAGCAGGTGATCAAAAATTTTCTGAATCTTGATGTGCCGCTTGAATGGTTTAAAGGCACAATTTCATATCAAAAGACGTGTGATATCTATAATAATTCCTTTGTAAATATAATCACACAGAATCATGAACAGACGATAACCAGGCGTACCTTTGAAATCTTGGGTTCCGGAGGTTTTGGCCTTTCTTGTTATAACACTGCCTCAAAAGATATGTTTGGAAACAGCGGCGGATTAGCAATTACAAAATCACCTAACGAGACCCTTGATTTAATAGAGCATTACAGAAGAAACGTGGATGACTATATAAAGGTTCGTAAAAATGCACCTGTTAGTGTACAGAATCACACTTATAAAGAAAGAGCCGAAACAATAATCCGTAAGATTTTTAGAACAGACAAATGA
- the arsB gene encoding ACR3 family arsenite efflux transporter: MKKANKIDMSFFEKYLTVWVVLCMAAGILIGKLLPGIPEFLGQFEYYNVSVPVAILIWIMIYPMMMKVDFKSIKNVGRNPKGLFVTWVTNWLIKPFTMYGIAALFFYSIYQAIIPADLARDYLAGAVLLGAAPCTAMVFVWSHLTKGDPAYTVVQVATNDLIILIAFTPIVALLLGIGGVAVPWNTLILSVVLFVVIPLAAGIATRVSLINKKGEEYFNQTFLPKFNNITIAGLLLTLVIIFSFQGDVIIENPLHILLIAIPLIIQTFLIFFIAYLAAKALKLPHNIAAPAGMIGASNFFELAVAVAIALFGTTSPVALATIVGVLVEVPVMLILVKIANNTVSWFPAGLSEKE, translated from the coding sequence ATGAAAAAAGCGAATAAAATCGACATGAGTTTTTTTGAAAAATACTTAACTGTATGGGTTGTGCTGTGTATGGCAGCGGGAATTCTTATCGGAAAGCTGTTACCCGGAATCCCGGAATTTTTAGGTCAATTTGAGTATTACAATGTATCGGTGCCTGTTGCGATACTGATTTGGATCATGATCTATCCGATGATGATGAAGGTGGATTTCAAAAGCATAAAAAATGTCGGAAGAAATCCGAAGGGCCTATTTGTAACCTGGGTTACAAACTGGCTCATCAAACCCTTTACCATGTATGGCATAGCTGCTTTGTTTTTCTATTCAATTTATCAGGCCATCATACCTGCCGATTTGGCCAGAGATTATCTGGCAGGTGCGGTCTTGCTTGGAGCCGCCCCCTGCACGGCCATGGTTTTTGTCTGGAGCCATCTTACAAAGGGAGACCCGGCTTATACCGTTGTACAGGTTGCCACCAATGATCTGATCATCTTAATCGCTTTTACGCCTATCGTAGCTTTGCTTCTAGGGATTGGGGGCGTGGCTGTTCCGTGGAATACGCTGATCCTGTCCGTGGTCCTCTTTGTGGTAATTCCTCTTGCGGCAGGAATTGCTACCCGGGTATCCCTGATTAACAAGAAAGGGGAGGAATATTTCAATCAAACCTTCCTGCCCAAATTCAACAATATCACTATTGCAGGGCTCCTTTTGACACTTGTTATTATTTTTTCATTCCAGGGAGATGTTATTATAGAGAATCCGCTGCACATCCTGCTGATTGCGATACCACTTATTATTCAAACATTCCTTATCTTCTTTATTGCATACCTTGCAGCCAAGGCTTTAAAACTGCCTCATAATATCGCCGCCCCTGCAGGGATGATCGGTGCTTCCAACTTCTTTGAGCTTGCTGTTGCCGTAGCCATTGCCTTGTTTGGAACAACCTCTCCTGTTGCATTGGCCACGATTGTCGGAGTGTTGGTTGAGGTTCCTGTTATGCTGATCCTCGTCAAGATCGCCAATAATACGGTTTCCTGGTTCCCGGCAGGTCTGTCAGAAAAAGAATAA